TCGACCGAACAACAAGCCAACTTTGAAAAGCTGAAAGGGGAAAAGTTCGAACTGCCCGAGCGAGCCTTTGGTGGCCGCGGCGGTGAGGCTGGTGGTCGCGGCGGACGCCCCCAACGAGGCGGCGAAGGACGCGGGCAACGACGCGGTGGCGATCGCCAACGCCCCGAATCCTCGCAAGAATAGCTCGCTCGCCGGGAGCTAGCCCCCAAGATAAATCATCGGATCCTTGTTTCAGCCCGCGCTGAGACAAGGATCTTTTGCGTTGGTCGGCGAGTGGGTAGGTTGGCCGAGGTGTCGCGCCGTCGGTAAATGCAGGCATTTCGAAACCGCAAAGAATCTAATGCGTTTACGGTGCCGGTGCCGATACCCCACCTTGCCATAGATTGTGAATCAGCAATCATTAAGCAGACGAATTACTGTCCCACTTGCGAAGGCGCCCCATGAATCAAGAGATCTGGAATTCCCATTCCTACCAAAGCGTGCAACGTCAACGTCAGCTGACGCTTGGGGATTTGTTACTGGAAAACCGAATCGTCTTTTTGCAAGGCGAGATCCATACGGGTAACGCAAATGAAGTGGTTATGAAACTGCTTTATCTGCAAAGCGAAAACCGCCGCAAAGATGTGCATTTTTACATCAATTCGCCAGGCGGCGACGTGATCGCAACGCTAGCGATCTACGACACGATGCAAATGCTTTCGTGCCCGATCGCGACCTATTGCGTCGGCCAAGCGGCCAGCGGCGGCGCGGTATTGTTGGTCGGTGGAACCAAGGGAAAGCGTTACGCTTTGCCTCATTCACGCGTGATGATGCACCAACCCGCCGGTGGCGTGGGTGGCCAGATCAGCGACATCGAGATCCATGCCAACGAGATCTTGCGTTATCGCGACGTGCTCAACGGAATCCTGGCTGAACACACCGGGCAGACGGTGGAAAAGATCGCTCAAGATACCGACCGCGATTTCTTTTTGACCGCTCAAGCCGCCAAGGAATACGGAATCGTCGACGACATTTTGACCAAGCCGCCGATGGGTGCCGAAGACGAAGCTGCCAAGGGCTAGCCGTCGCGGTCTGCTGAGTCTACTTCCATTCAACACGCATTTATCCCCGATTCCACAGGTTGCCAACGATGCCATTGATCCCTTACGTCGTCGAAAAGAGCGGTCGCGAAGAGCGAGTGTACGATATCTACAGTCGCTTGCTGAAAGACAGGATCATCTTCCTCGGCTCGCAAGTGAACGACGATGTCGCCAATTCGTTGGTCGCGCAGATGTTGTTCCTGCAGTCGGACGATCCCAAGGCGGACATCCATCTGTACATTAATTCGCCCGGCGGCAGCGTCAGCGCTGGCTTGGCGATCTACGACACGATGCAGTTCGTCTCCTGCGACGTGGCAACCTATTGCATCGGCCAAGCCGCTTCGATGGGTGCTGTGCTGTTGACCGCCGGTGCCAAGGGGAAGCGTTTCGCGCTGCCCAACGCACGGATCATGATTCACCAACCGCTAGCCGGCATGCAGGGCACCGCGGAAGAGATCCGGATTCACGCCGAAGAATTCCGCCGTATCAAACGCAAGCTGAACGAGATCTTGATCCATCACTGCGGCAAGTCGATGGAAGAGATCGAAAAAGACACCGATCGCGACCGCTTTATGTCGGCCGATGAAGGGGTCGAATACGGCTTGATCGACAAGGTCGTCGCATCGGTCAACGACAAGACTTAATCTAGCTCAGGGCGAACACTTAACCCGTGACTACCATGGCTGCTACGACAGCATTGCCCGCAGACAAACGCGCCCAGCAAGGTGGCCTGCTTTTTTTGGCTTCCCTGCTGGTCTTTTTCCTGACGGGAATTGTGTCGTTTGCCTTGTACGCCAGTTGGCGGGAGACGGCGTTCATCCAAGCCGAGAAGCTGCCGCTCTCTTTCGCCTGGAGCACGTTGTGTTTGGTTTTCGTTAGCGGCCTGCTGCACTGGGGCGTTTTCAGTGTACGGCGCGAACGTTGTCGCGAAGCGCTGGTGCTGTTGATCGCTTCTTTGATCGGCGCAGTCGCTTTTCTTGTCATCCAAGGCGTGGCGATGTGGCACGTCGCTGGCGGCTATGCCACCGCGGGGCTCGAAGCGGGCTTGGCTGGCATGATGCTGGTGCTCGCCTTGTTGCACGCCCTGCACGTGATCGGTGGCGTCGCGGCCCTGGTGATCGTGACGGCTCGGTTGGCCCGCGGCCAATACGATCACGAGCGGCATTGGGGGATCTCCTTTACCGCACTCTATTGGCATTTCTTGGACGTGGTTTGGATCGCGATGCTGTTCGCGTTCTGGTACACCAGCGGCGGATTCGCCAGCTAGATCGACCGCGCGTCGGTTGAAGGCGATCCTGCTATCGGTGCCGGTCATTCGTCGCAAGGCTCATGCGGCTCGGAACAGCACGCGATTGCTGGGCTGGCTGCGGATTGTTTCTTTTCCGTACGTCGTCAGCATCGCGTCGGCAACTTCGAAGCCATGGCGAAACAGCAGGCTGAACTCGCTGTCGGTGAGTCGGCGAAGCGTCGTTTCGATCTGCGTCGCGCGTTGGACTTCACCGTCGGTGAGCGCCGCTTTTCCCGGGACGGGGCTGCGTGAGTAGACTTTTCGGGTGGCGAGTCCCAATCGCAGGTAGGCGCCGGAGCCGGGGTTGGTTTTAAAGTGCTCCATCAACATCCGCGCCCGCAGGCTGCGAACTTGATCGGTTGCCACATCGACCAGTCGCAACGAGGCTTTTAAAAAGCCGGGACGCCAACCCGATTGCCGCGTCTCGACCGACAACGGCCTCGAGGCGTCGCAGACGATCAAATAGTCGGTGCCGTCTCGCAGCCCTTCTCCCGGTTTGAACAGCGATTCGACTCCCAGGTTATCGTACACACCGCCGTCCCAGAGATGGACGTGTTTGTATTTCGGCGGGATCGTTTGCCAGTCGTCGTCGCGGTATTCGGCCCACTGGTAGTTCTTTGATCGGACCAGCAGGGGACCGATTAATCCGGGAACGGCGGCCGACGCTGCCAGAGCGTGCGATAGCCGAAATTCGGGATCGGGGACATATTTGGTTTGGTAGTCGCCCATCAAATCGCGTTGGAACCGCCAGTTCTTTCCCGTTTGATAGCACGTTGCGTTGATGATCCAACGCGGGCTGATCGGAAGGTCGGCGAGCATCCCTTGGATGCCCCATTCGCTTTCAAGTACGTTACCTAGAACCGACGCGCGGCCCGATGCCAACCGCCACGGCATCGTGAGCGATTGAAGGACAAACGTCCGCTGCAGGTTTCGCTTCGTCAGCAACGAAAGGCAGCGCGGTACGACTTCATGCAGGTATTGCTCACTGCTGGGCCAACGGTTACCGGCGGCTGCGAAGACGAGCCCGGCAGCCAGACTGCCTCCCGACACACTGGCGATGGTTGTTACGTTTCCCAGCAGATCTTGGCGGGCCAAGCGAGCGAGCACGCCCAGGTGAAATACCGTCGCGCGGACTCCGCCGCCTGAAAATGCGAGAGCGATCTTCATGAGGCTATGGCGATTCTTGCTGGCGTGAGACAAGGGTTGATTGAGGCCCCAATCCATCCGCTGGATTCGAGTCCTTTTCCTGTCCGGGATCGTAAAGCGTGCTCGGTCGACAGGTCCATATCAATCGCACGATCGATAGCAGATCGTCTGCGGAGGGTTTTGCTTTCGGGCGGTCGCAGGGCGCATGATCCGTTGGCGCGTCGCAGCGTTTGGCGTCGCTGACACGATTGTCCCGCAGAGATTACAGTTCAAAGTACTCTTCGATCGCTTCTCGAAGTGTCGACGGTTGGGCTGGTAATCCAGTCCAGTCACAGAAGCCGTTGGCGAATCGTCGGACCAAGACGTCGACTGCGGAAATCGCGATCGATTGCGGGCCAAGCGGAAGTTGGGGCGCGGTGTCGAGCGACAGTTCCACGCAACAGCCGGCGGATTGGCAGCCTGCGGTTTCCAAGCCGTTCAGCGGAAACGGGGCTCCGTCGCTGGCGTCGGCGTGAATCACCGCTGCGCCGGAGTCAAGATGTTCGAGAGGTAAATGGTCGACCATCTGGCATGCGAGCGACTTGGTGGCAAAGTGCGACGCGATTCCACGGGCTTGGGGGCCGTCTCCCAGAATCACGACCTCGGTCGGCTCGGGGACTGCTTGGCAAACGAGTTCAACGACAGCGCGTCCGAGTTGATTGCTGCCGACCCAGCGGCCTTGATTCGGTTGCAAAAAGTCGATCCAAGGGTTCGGTGGTTGATCGGGATCGATCCGATCGACGTGGTTGGCCAACTGCGTTTCAAAAGGGGCTGCAAATGCGAGTCCCGCCAACCCTAAGGCTTTGGCACCGCGAACCGCTTCGTCGAAGTCATCCGGGGAAACGTTGAACGAGACAAACTTCCAATCCAACCCGGCTTCGGTCAATGCCCGTTCCGTGGCAAATTGCATCGCATTGCCTGCGACCGGAAAACCAATCACACACAACGTCGGTTGGATTGCTGGATGCACAGCCATGAAATTATTGCTTTCTTGCATCAAAACAAAAAACCCGGTCCTGGCAATCGTTTCCGATGGCCAGTGACCGGGCGATCTTTGCCTTCACACAAAGTTTGATACCGGGATCCGTTGACGTGCTAAGCGGCACGTCGTTGGATCGCCGTCAATTCTATGAGTTCTAGCGTCGAATGTAACTTGCATTGGACGGTTGAGTGCGACGCACCAACCGAGCATTGGTGCCGCGAGCTCTGGTCTGGGAGACCTTGGGCTTCGGCAAAGCTTCCGCTGGTGGTTCGACAGCATGCGGAACGCTTTGGTGTTCCAGGATTTGCGGCTGCAAACTTGGGCCCTGTTCGTGGATGATCTCGCCATGAGAGTAGCCACCGTGGGAGTAGCCGACGTCGATGCTGTTGCCTTGGCATCCGCATCCTCCGCTCGACGAATAACTTCCGCACGATCCGGCGCTACATCCGCAGCCGCTGTCGCAACCACCGCCGCAACCGCCACCCATGTATTTGAAGCCCCAGATCGACGCAAAGCCGCGTCCGCAGGCGGGAGCGACGGCTCCACAGCTGCCACCGCCGCATCCGCAGCCACCACCGCCACCGGTGTATTGACCACAGCTGTTGCAAGGATCGCAGCAGTCGGGAGGACTGCTGGCCCATTCGTCTATGTACAGTGATCCGCAACCGGTGTTGCAACCGAACAGACACGATCCGATTGAACGGAACAGACCGCAAACGGCCGCACAGGGATTGATGCAGCAGGTGTTGCAGGCTCCTGCGCCACAGCCGCCACCACATCCGCAACCGCCGTCAAATCCGCAGGCCGGTTCGGCATATCCGCCGTCAAACCCGCAACTGGGCTCGCAGCCGCCGGGACCACAGCTGTCGCAGCCAACGGTGTCGCCGCCGTAAAAGCCGGGTCCTGCGCCGCACGGCCCATATCCACCGGGACCGCAAATACAGCCGGTCGACATGACAATCAATGAAGCTAGCATCATGCTAGCGATCAAGAATCGCATCGTTTCGATTCCTATTTTAGTGTGAAGGCTATCTCGTATCGGTATCACAGGGGCACGTTTCGATTGTGCTTTGAATACCAACGTCTCTTGACTCAGCCCTCGTTATCGTCGCCTGGAATCGGAAAACTTGATTAAATCCGCAAAAACGGAATAATCGGCAAAATCGACCCTGTTTGCCTCGCAACGTCCATATGTCCCAAGGTAGAGCCCTGGGCGGGGGCAATCGTGTTGTCAGCGGATCCGTTGACGCGATGACATACTCTCATGCCTTATCGCCAGGTTGGACGGTGGGATGCACAATAGGGAGGCTCGAACAGACGGCGAGCGATCGTCAATCACTCAACAATTCGGAGACCACCATGGCTCGGGAGCCTCAAGACCGCGAAGACCTGTTAGCCGAAGCGACCGGGTTGCCGGTCCGTGGCGTGATCGTGCTGGCGGATGATTTTGAGGTTGTCGTTGGGTTCCGCGACGATGGATCGGCCAGTTGGTTCTTCGCGGCTGACCCGGTTTTCCAGTTTGATCCTTTGTTCCAACTACGTCGTATTTTTTGCGATGGCACGCGATACGCGGTCGCTGGAGGGCAGATCCTGCGACTTGAACAAGCGACATCGGGCGGGCGACTGCAGTTGACTAAACATCGACTCGATCCCGCCGAGACCCAACAGTTGTTGGACCGCTGGAAACAGAACATCGGCGAAGTAGAAACTGCATTGCAAGCGAAGACACATCGTTGGCAAGGTGCCTCGGTGTCGATCGAGCGGATCGATGCGAAGGTTCGTCAGTGGTTGGCCGATCTGCCCGACCCGCCGCCGATCGCCAAGGTCTCGCGATTGCCGCGCCGCCGGACCTCGTGATCAACATGCGATCGGAAGAGGTCAGTTTGTTGCATCGGTTTATTGTCGTTCGGCTTTGGCGAAGCCAAACGACGGTAAACCGATGATGTTGTTGGCAACACGTGGGCTTGAGCATTAGCTTGAGCAGTTCGAATCAGGGACGGCATTCGCGGCATGCAAATCCGAGACGATGTATCGTTTCCATTCCAAATCGTTTGCGGCCCCGAAGTTGATCAGATAGCCGACTTGTTTATTGCAGATGCGCATGTAGTTGAACAGTTGGGCCTGGTGCTCGGGGAGGATGGTTTTGACAGTTTTTAATTCCGTGACGATCTCGCCAAAGACCAACAGATCCGGTTGATACTTTGTGTTCAGTACTCGCCCTTTGAAGAACACATCGACGACGGTTTTACGGAGAAACGGAATCTTTCGGAGCCCCAGTTCGATCTCCAAACTTTGTTGATAAATCTCCTCAGCCAAGCCATAACCGAGAACATTGTAAACCTCGAACGCCGCTCCCATCAGATCGTAGCCTTCTTGCTTCAACATTGGTTCTCACTCCCGTTGGGCGATACTGCGGAATCGTGGCTTTCGAATGCGGAACAGGAACACACCCTAATCTTCGCTGTTTTTTTCGCCACGTCAAAGCGAAAACTGGCCCCGTGATGCAAGTTTGTTGTGGCACCTGCCCTTCCACGAATTTAGAGCAATGATCAACTAGGGAATTCCTTGGACACGATCCACTAGGCAGGGGGGCTTCTGATAGTTCTGCGAAGCCGAGTGGTTTGAGAAACGGGAACACTGGTCCGCTCTAATCGTCACTGATCAGGAGCAAGCAGTCGACGTTCGACGAGGCTTGTTGCTTTCAGTTTCGTTAGCGTGGATCAGCGAAGATCAGTGGTTTGAGAAACAGGGACACTGATCTGCACTAATCGTCACTGATCTAGAGCAAGCAGTCGACGTGTGACGAGACTTGTCGTTTTCCGTTTTGTTAGCGTGGATTAGCGAAGATCAGTGGTTTAAGAAACAGGAACACTGATCTGCACTAATCGTCACTGATCAGGAGCAAGGAGTCGGTGTGCCGAGAGACGGCCAGACAATGAGTTTGGCTGCTTTCCGTTTCGTTAGCGTGGATTAGCGAAAGATCAGTGTTTTAATAAACAGGAACACTGCTCAGCTCTAATCGTCACCGATCAGGTTCAATCAGTCGGTGTGCGAGGAAACAGCCAGATAATGATCTTGGCTGCGTTCAGTTTTGTTAGCGTGGATCAGCGAAGATCAGTGGTTTAATAGACTGGAACAATGTTCTGCCAGAATCGTCGCTGGTTGAGATTTGGGAAGGCTCCCCGTAGGACGGTACGGATGAAGACGTTGCCTTTTTAACCAAATGCGTGCCCACAATCGCACGTCTTCCGTCGGACGTGCGACTCCTTCCCACATTTGGGACATTTTTTCTGTGTCCAAGTTGTCGATTGCGGTTTCGATTTAGGGCCGCTGCTGGCTTCGTTCGCCTTGCGTTTCCGTTCGGCTCGAAGCTTTTCGGTGCGTGCCGAATCGGCCTGCAAGACCGCGCACTGCGGATGAATTCCTCCATTGGAATAGGTCCGTTTGCCACAGATGGGACAGACCTTCCCCGATTCTTGAACTCTCCAAGGCGTCGGCTTCTTCTCGCTCATCGCGGCCTTCCTCCAGGCATGCACGCACCCCGGTCGGACATCCACGAGCCTTTCCATGCTCGTGCAACTCGCAACCTAACTGAAGCACTGGACGGACAATTCCAGCGCGTACCAACAAAGGCAGCATCTGGCGTTGTCGAAAACGCATGAGAGGAATACCGAAAAACACCCGGCTTCCAGTTAGTTCCTTCTGCGACGCTCAAAACTGTGCGTCGGCTGAAAGCAACCTAAGAAGAAAGGAACTCCAAAGCAAAGAGCCCATGCGACATTGTTAACTAATGTACAGCAAAACGGGGCAAAAGTCCACGAAGAACTAGAGATCAGCCCGGGCAATGGCGTTTTGTACTCTGGATTGGCCTCCCCACGGAGGGCGTACGGGAATTCCCCTGGGCAACTTGGAAGCTTACCGCCAGAACAACTATCATGGGCGCAAGTCTCGGGCGACGCGGCGATCGCCCGACGTTGGTCCCGCTGGCGCCGGTCCCTCATCTTCGACGGAGTTGCCCTTCTATGGTTCGCATTCAAACTTCATTCGCTTTGGCGATCGGAACCTGTTTGCTGTCGGCGGCGATCGCGGCTGGCGGTGACCGGCCCAACGTGTTGTTGATCTGTGTCGACGATCTGAAGCCGACGATTGGATGTTTTGGCGATCCCGTCGCAGTCACTCCCAACATCGACGCCTTGGCATCGCGAGGCGTTCGCTTTGACGCGGCCTATTGCAACCAAGCTGTTTGTTCGCCCAGCCGCAATTCGTTGATGACGGGACTGCGACCGCAGACGATCGGCGTCTACGATTTGGGAACTCACTTCCGGCTCGCAGTTCCCGATGCCGTCACGTTCAGCCAATACTTCAAACAGCATGGTTATCGGGCGGAGGGACTTGGCAAGATCTACCACACAGGCCATGGCAACATCAACGACAAGGCTTCCTGGAGCGTGCCGTTGTGGCGTCCCAAGGCGGCTCAATATGTCCAGCCCGAGAGTTTGCAAAACCACCGCCCCGATTCGAAGGGTAGGAATCGCGGACCGGCGACCGAAGCGGCCGATGTTTCGGATGAGACCTATGCCGATGGCAAGATCGCCCGCGAAGCGATCGCTCGTTTAACAGCCGCCAGCAAACGGGAAGACCAACCGTTTTTTATCGCGGTCGGTTTTCTGAAGCCCCACCTACCCTTCGTCGCTCCACAGAAATACTGGGACCTCTACCAACCCGATGCGTTGCCGATGCCCGAGGTGGTCGTGCCACCGACAGGTGCGCCGAGTTACGCTGCAGTCAAAGGTGGCGAACTGCGAAGCTACAGCGACATGCACGACAAAAAGGAGATCGATCCACAGACGACGCGGCATCTGATCCACGGCTACTACGCCGCCACCAGTTACGCCGACGCGCAGATCGGTCGCGTGATCGACAAAGCCAAACAACTCGGGCTGCTCGACAACACGATCGTCGTGCTGTGGGGCGACCACGGTTGGCATCTGGGCGATCACGGGATGTGGTGCAAACACACAAACTACGAACAGGCGGCGCGGATCCCATTGATCGTTGCCGCACCGAAATCGCAACCGGGACTCGTCAGCAACGCGCTCGTTGAAACTGTCGACATCTATCCCACGGTCGCTGAACTGGCTGGGCTGCCTCAACCGAAAGGCCTCGATGGAATCAGCTTTGCAAATCTGATCGAGAAGCCCGATGCAGCGACTCGCGATCACGTGACCCATGTCTATCCCCGCGGCAGCCGCTTGGGGCGGGCGATCCGCGATCCACGCTATCGGTTGGTCCAGTGGAAGTCGCCCGGCGGAAAAGACGCGACGGCGGAGCTGGAGCTGTACGACTACCAAACCGATCCACTGGAAACGAAAAACGTCGCGTCGGAAAATCCGGAGGTCGTCGCGCGGATGCTGGATCTGTTGGCACAACAACCCGAAGCGAAGCGTCAATGGAAAGCGAAGGGGAAGTCGGGATCGAATTCAAACGGAAAAGGGGCTAAGAAAACGCCGGGCAAACCTAAACCAGTCAGTACAGATGAAAAATCGGGAACCTAGCAAAATGATTTTGCGACGCCCTAGTATCCCCACGGGAGTAAACGATGTCCGCGACAAGTCATAGAAACTTGTTGGTTGGTGCCATGGCGGTGCAATTGCGGCTGATCGATGTCGGTGACGTCGCCGCGGCGATCGGCCGCTGGACGGAAGACAAGTCGCAGTCGCTGGAAGATTTGCTGCATGCGGAGAATCGCATCGACGCGCAGACCAAGCAACTGCTGACCTCGCTTGTCGACAAACAGATCGAGTTGCATCAAGGTTCGACCGAAGCCGCACTGGGAACGATCTGCCCGCCGTCGGAACCCTCGCTGTCGACACTCTACCAGTCGCTGCGACCGATCGAAGATGCCGATGTCACCGATTCACTGAACTCGGTTTCCGATATCGCTGCCGAATCGATCGACCCGTGGGCGACGAATTTTCACCCCACGACATCGGATGATTCGCCAACCGACGCGGCTGCGGCAGCGAGCCACCGAACCCGATATCAAAAGCTGCGCGATCATGCCAAGGGAGGCCTCGGACAAGTATATGTCGCCCGCGACGAAGAGCTGAACCGGCAGGTTGCATTGAAACAGATCCAGGCGAGGTTCTCCGGTGACCAAGGGGCTCGGCAGCGATTCATTCTCGAAGCCGAGATCACCGGCGGGCTGGAACATCCCGGCGTGGTCCCGGTTTATGGTTTGGGCGTGTACGAGGATGGCCAACCCTATTATGCGATGCGATTTATTCGCGGGCAGAGCATGGAAGCGGCGATCGCGTCGTTTCACCAGCGGTTCCCCAAATCGGGAGCGCCGGCGTGGCGCGATCCCGAGCGGACGTTGGAACTGCGGAAGCTGTTGAGTCGCGTTTTGGATGTCTGCCAAGCGATCGCGTACGCTCATTCTCGCGGCGTGTTGCACCGCGACATCAAACCCGACAACATCATGCTGGGGAAATATGGTGAGACGTTGGTCGTCGATTGGGGCTTGGCGAAAGTCGCTGGATTAGACGATGTCGAAGCCGGGGCGGTCGATGAACCGCATCTGGCTCCCGCGTCGGGAAGCGATTCGGCGCCAACACGATTTGGGAGCGTGATCGGCACGCCGGGCTACATGAGTCCCGAACAGGCCAGCGGGGAGATCGATGCGATTGGTCCCGCAAGCGATGTCTATTCGTTGGGGGCTTCGCTGTACTGTTTGTTGGTCGGCAAACCACCGTTTCAATCGCGCGACGCCGACGGCAATCCGCTAACGATCACTCAGTTGTTAGAAAAGGTTCGCAACGGTGAATTCACCGCGCCGCGTCAAATCGATCCTGCGATTCCGAAACCACTGGCGGCGATCTGCATTCGCGCGATGGCCAAAGATCCCGAAAATCGCTACGCCAATCCGCTGGAACTGGCCGACGAACTGGAGCGTTGGATGGCCGACGAACCGGTCACGGCGTACCGCGAATCGAGCCTGCAACGACTGCGCCGCTGGGTCAAGCGGCACCAGACCTTGGCCGCAGCCAGCGCCGCGATCGTGCTGGTTTCCGTGTTGGGATTGAGTTCGTTTTCGGTAGTGCTCGGCAAGAAGAACATTCAACTGGCCGAGCTGGCTGATTCGCTGAGCACCAAAAACCACCAGCTCGATCAACGCGGCCAGGAGTTACAAAAATCGAACGAAGAGCTGCGGATCGCCGAAGCGGAAGCGACTGAAAAGGCAGCGATCGCAACGGCGGTGACTGAGTTTTTAAACGACGACTTGTTGGCGCAAGCATCGCCAGCCAGAAACCCCGAGCCGCAGCTGCAAGTCCGCACGCTCTTCGAACAAGCACTCGAGAGCATGCAGGATCGGTTCGCCGATCAACCGCTGGTCAAAGCCAAGCTGTTGCACACGATTGGCATCGCTTCGGGCTATCTTGCTCAGTGGAGTGAAAGCGAGGCGGCGTTGGCCGAAGCGCTGCGTCTGCGGAAAGAATTCTTGGGGCCCCGAGATGTCGAGACATTAAGGACCGAAGCGGCGTTGGGCCGAGTGGCTGGATCGAGCGGGAAATATGCCAAGGCCCACACCCTGCTGACGTCGACTCTGCAAGCGCAGCTGAGCGAATTAGGGGACGAGCATCCGGATGTTTTCGAGACGCAGGACAGCTTGGCGGGGTTGTACAGTTTGTTGGGTGAGTTTGACAAAGCCCATCAATTGAACGAACAGTCGATCGTGGGGTACACGAAATCAATTGGCCCCGATGCCGCCGAGACGCTGGACTGTTTGATCACAAAAGTCGGATTGTTGGCGGATGCGGGACGCTTCGCCGATGCATTGCAGCTATCGAACGACGTGCACACTCGGGCGGCTGCCGCCTTGGGGCCGCTGCACTTCACAACCTACGACGCGCTGCTGTCGCGGGCTCAGCAGTTGTATTCGCTCGGCCGCCACGATGAAGCCTCCAACGTCTACACGACTTTTATGGAAGAGTTGGTGAAAACGCAGGGCGAATCGCATCCGTATGTTGCCATCGTGCGGAACGATCTGGCGTTGATCGATTCGGATCACGGAGACCCGGTGCAGGGTCTGGCAACGCTGCGTGAACTCGCTCGCGCGTCGATTGAAAAGCTGGGGCCCGCTCACCGAGAATCGATCATGTCGCAGTTCAATGTGGGGACGGCGCTAAATGCGTTGGGGCGATATGAGGAGTCGCTACCGGTCTTTGAAACGGTGCTGCAAGCGGCCAACGACAGCCTGGGGCCGGTGAGTCCGTCGGCTTTGCAGACTCGCCTTCTACTGGCGGAAGTCCATTGGGAACTCGGCGATCACGCGTCGGCACAGTCGTTGTTGGAGGAAGTGATCGCGCTTGCGAAGACTCCGATGCAAGCGGAAGCGAAAGTGGTGCTCGACTCAAAGACGTTGTTGGCGGCGATCTATGGGGCGGCGGAAAGGTACGACGAGGCCCGCGAATTACTGATGGCGGTTCGCACGGGATATACCAATCTTGGGCTTGGGAAGACACAAGTCATCGTCTACCCGACGGAAAACCTGATCGATGTCTTGGTCTACA
Above is a genomic segment from Rosistilla ulvae containing:
- the clpP gene encoding ATP-dependent Clp endopeptidase proteolytic subunit ClpP, with amino-acid sequence MPLIPYVVEKSGREERVYDIYSRLLKDRIIFLGSQVNDDVANSLVAQMLFLQSDDPKADIHLYINSPGGSVSAGLAIYDTMQFVSCDVATYCIGQAASMGAVLLTAGAKGKRFALPNARIMIHQPLAGMQGTAEEIRIHAEEFRRIKRKLNEILIHHCGKSMEEIEKDTDRDRFMSADEGVEYGLIDKVVASVNDKT
- a CDS encoding GxxExxY protein, translating into MLKQEGYDLMGAAFEVYNVLGYGLAEEIYQQSLEIELGLRKIPFLRKTVVDVFFKGRVLNTKYQPDLLVFGEIVTELKTVKTILPEHQAQLFNYMRICNKQVGYLINFGAANDLEWKRYIVSDLHAANAVPDSNCSS
- a CDS encoding cytochrome c oxidase subunit 3: MAATTALPADKRAQQGGLLFLASLLVFFLTGIVSFALYASWRETAFIQAEKLPLSFAWSTLCLVFVSGLLHWGVFSVRRERCREALVLLIASLIGAVAFLVIQGVAMWHVAGGYATAGLEAGLAGMMLVLALLHALHVIGGVAALVIVTARLARGQYDHERHWGISFTALYWHFLDVVWIAMLFAFWYTSGGFAS
- a CDS encoding sulfatase, producing MVRIQTSFALAIGTCLLSAAIAAGGDRPNVLLICVDDLKPTIGCFGDPVAVTPNIDALASRGVRFDAAYCNQAVCSPSRNSLMTGLRPQTIGVYDLGTHFRLAVPDAVTFSQYFKQHGYRAEGLGKIYHTGHGNINDKASWSVPLWRPKAAQYVQPESLQNHRPDSKGRNRGPATEAADVSDETYADGKIAREAIARLTAASKREDQPFFIAVGFLKPHLPFVAPQKYWDLYQPDALPMPEVVVPPTGAPSYAAVKGGELRSYSDMHDKKEIDPQTTRHLIHGYYAATSYADAQIGRVIDKAKQLGLLDNTIVVLWGDHGWHLGDHGMWCKHTNYEQAARIPLIVAAPKSQPGLVSNALVETVDIYPTVAELAGLPQPKGLDGISFANLIEKPDAATRDHVTHVYPRGSRLGRAIRDPRYRLVQWKSPGGKDATAELELYDYQTDPLETKNVASENPEVVARMLDLLAQQPEAKRQWKAKGKSGSNSNGKGAKKTPGKPKPVSTDEKSGT
- a CDS encoding ClpP family protease — protein: MNQEIWNSHSYQSVQRQRQLTLGDLLLENRIVFLQGEIHTGNANEVVMKLLYLQSENRRKDVHFYINSPGGDVIATLAIYDTMQMLSCPIATYCVGQAASGGAVLLVGGTKGKRYALPHSRVMMHQPAGGVGGQISDIEIHANEILRYRDVLNGILAEHTGQTVEKIAQDTDRDFFLTAQAAKEYGIVDDILTKPPMGAEDEAAKG
- a CDS encoding patatin-like phospholipase family protein yields the protein MKIALAFSGGGVRATVFHLGVLARLARQDLLGNVTTIASVSGGSLAAGLVFAAAGNRWPSSEQYLHEVVPRCLSLLTKRNLQRTFVLQSLTMPWRLASGRASVLGNVLESEWGIQGMLADLPISPRWIINATCYQTGKNWRFQRDLMGDYQTKYVPDPEFRLSHALAASAAVPGLIGPLLVRSKNYQWAEYRDDDWQTIPPKYKHVHLWDGGVYDNLGVESLFKPGEGLRDGTDYLIVCDASRPLSVETRQSGWRPGFLKASLRLVDVATDQVRSLRARMLMEHFKTNPGSGAYLRLGLATRKVYSRSPVPGKAALTDGEVQRATQIETTLRRLTDSEFSLLFRHGFEVADAMLTTYGKETIRSQPSNRVLFRAA